A window of Pedobacter lusitanus contains these coding sequences:
- a CDS encoding SusC/RagA family TonB-linked outer membrane protein, with protein sequence MRLTTIILITAIMQVSASSFAQRITLSERNTSLYTVFEKIRIQSGLDFLCTKSMLKDTKPVSITVKDAPLEEVLKQIFLDQPVRYEIKNTAIVVSRKESSSLENRYALIQGTLKDIIVTGIVLDEKGQALPGATIKLKEDSTRIAAVSGSNGRFSLRVPGNSAILVISYVGYKTREVRVSGADLVVRMEPVSGELEGVTVVSTGYQKIPKERATGSFEKVDNQLFNRITSTDIISRLNGTVPALYNNLTVAKLPNGSDPVANLTIRGLSSLSGARPLVVLDNIAYEGDVNNINPNDVEDITILKDAAAASIWGARAGNGVIVITTKKGRYDKPLNVSFNTNFTVSAKPDLFYIPQITSSDFIDVEKFLYAQHFYDDKISNTSPYPAFVTPVVSILAKQTAGTITNAQANAQIDALRQYDVRNDYKRSVYRNQFNQQYALSLSGGTKQSNYFISGGFDHNLNSLVTSKYDRVTLRSDYNFKPFKGLEVQTGLLFTQTRTRDIAGNSTIDYRAGFLSAIYPYARLTDDQGNPAEPGYIYNLDYLNSLNSNPNLLNWHYKPLEDINKSSNQSKSEDVIFNLGTTYTINPIFSTDIKYQYQTTNTNAASIYDADSYFVRDRINIFTNPVNFSRAIPTGGIYTPVHGRTTAQILRGQFNANKTWNNKHQLVAIAGAEVRENYGEVNNEGVHYGYNPNTKTFSTVDYLNTQIPLYYGGTGQIPYGASFGSSDNRFTSIFANASYTYNNRYVISASARKDASNVFGTVTNRKGNPLWSAGASWNISNEPFYKSELLPYLKFRTTYGFSGNTITGVPAFAVINQGVSTLTQLPYARGTNLPNPDLRWEKVRMLNFGLDFSSKNNRLSGSIEYYDKRSTDILADAPVDPTTGFTSQTYNTANLHGKGVDLRLNSINLKSGYFQWNSAFNFSYNRSIVTRYLLQQSNASTYVILAGTINPIEGKDAYAVFAYPSAGLDPANGDPRGYINGQVSKDYEAIFNGKVSDLQYFGSAIPLYFGNLRNEFVYRNFSLSANISYKFDYFIKRQGLSYTNLYFANYGDAEFSNHWQKPGDETRTNVPSMIYPADPNRDNFYNYSAAVIEKGDHIRLQDITAGYTIKKIKGLQNCKIYANVSNIGIIWRANKKGIDPDISSGYPSPRTISFGLSTNF encoded by the coding sequence ATGAGGTTAACCACCATCATTCTGATCACAGCTATCATGCAGGTAAGTGCAAGTTCTTTTGCACAAAGAATTACACTGTCTGAGAGGAACACATCCTTGTATACTGTTTTTGAAAAAATAAGGATCCAGAGTGGTCTTGACTTTTTATGCACCAAGTCTATGCTGAAGGACACAAAACCTGTTTCTATTACGGTTAAAGACGCTCCGTTGGAAGAGGTATTGAAACAGATATTCCTAGATCAGCCTGTTAGGTATGAAATAAAAAACACTGCTATTGTAGTGTCCAGAAAAGAAAGTTCATCTCTGGAAAATAGATATGCTCTAATCCAGGGGACTTTAAAAGATATAATAGTGACAGGTATAGTATTGGACGAAAAAGGTCAGGCCCTGCCCGGAGCAACCATCAAATTAAAAGAAGATAGCACCAGAATAGCGGCTGTCAGCGGTAGTAATGGTAGGTTTTCGCTCAGGGTTCCTGGCAATTCTGCAATACTGGTAATTTCATATGTGGGTTATAAAACCAGGGAAGTCAGGGTTTCCGGAGCTGATCTGGTTGTGAGAATGGAGCCTGTATCAGGAGAACTGGAAGGAGTTACTGTAGTGAGTACCGGTTATCAGAAGATTCCGAAAGAAAGAGCGACCGGTAGTTTTGAAAAGGTAGATAATCAGTTGTTTAACAGGATTACAAGTACAGATATAATTTCAAGACTTAATGGAACAGTTCCAGCCTTATATAATAATCTCACAGTTGCGAAACTACCCAACGGTTCGGATCCAGTTGCCAACTTAACAATTCGCGGTCTTAGTAGTCTGTCTGGTGCAAGGCCATTAGTTGTACTCGATAATATTGCTTATGAAGGAGATGTCAACAATATTAATCCAAACGACGTAGAAGATATTACCATACTTAAAGATGCTGCCGCCGCTTCAATCTGGGGTGCAAGAGCCGGTAACGGGGTTATAGTTATTACTACAAAAAAAGGACGGTATGATAAACCATTGAATGTTTCTTTCAATACAAATTTCACTGTATCAGCAAAACCAGATTTGTTTTACATTCCTCAAATTACCAGTTCTGATTTTATTGATGTAGAAAAGTTCTTATATGCACAGCATTTTTATGATGATAAGATCAGTAATACAAGCCCATATCCGGCGTTTGTTACTCCGGTAGTTAGTATTCTTGCCAAACAAACTGCTGGCACAATAACAAATGCACAAGCTAATGCACAGATAGATGCATTACGTCAGTATGATGTGAGAAATGATTATAAAAGATCTGTTTACAGAAATCAATTTAACCAACAATATGCTTTAAGTCTTAGTGGTGGTACGAAGCAGTCTAATTATTTTATTTCTGGTGGATTTGATCATAATTTAAATAGCCTTGTGACTTCTAAGTATGATAGAGTCACCTTGCGCTCGGACTATAATTTTAAACCATTCAAGGGACTTGAAGTACAAACTGGCTTATTGTTTACACAAACCAGGACACGTGATATTGCAGGTAACAGTACCATAGATTATAGAGCCGGATTCTTATCAGCTATTTACCCTTATGCAAGATTAACCGATGACCAGGGGAACCCAGCAGAGCCAGGTTATATTTATAATCTGGATTATTTGAATAGTTTAAACAGTAACCCTAATCTATTGAATTGGCACTACAAACCATTAGAAGATATAAATAAATCATCTAATCAAAGTAAAAGTGAGGATGTGATTTTTAACCTGGGAACAACCTACACCATAAATCCCATCTTTTCTACAGATATAAAATATCAATATCAAACAACAAATACTAATGCAGCTAGTATTTATGATGCCGACTCTTATTTTGTCAGAGATAGAATTAACATTTTCACTAACCCTGTTAATTTCAGCAGAGCAATACCAACAGGAGGAATTTACACACCAGTACATGGCAGAACCACGGCACAAATTCTTCGTGGTCAGTTTAATGCAAATAAAACTTGGAATAATAAACATCAATTGGTGGCTATCGCCGGAGCTGAAGTCAGGGAAAACTATGGAGAAGTCAATAATGAAGGTGTTCATTATGGGTACAATCCCAATACAAAAACATTTTCAACTGTTGACTATTTAAATACGCAAATTCCTTTATATTATGGTGGCACCGGTCAAATACCGTACGGAGCATCATTTGGAAGTTCTGACAACAGATTTACGTCAATATTTGCAAATGCATCTTATACTTATAATAATCGTTATGTTATATCTGCCAGTGCCAGAAAAGATGCATCAAACGTTTTTGGAACTGTCACTAACAGAAAAGGCAATCCATTATGGTCTGCTGGTGCGAGCTGGAATATCTCCAATGAACCTTTTTACAAGTCCGAATTATTACCTTATTTAAAATTCAGGACTACTTATGGATTTAGTGGAAATACAATTACTGGCGTTCCTGCTTTCGCTGTTATTAATCAAGGCGTTAGCACACTTACCCAATTACCTTATGCCAGAGGTACAAATCTCCCAAATCCGGACTTACGCTGGGAAAAAGTTAGAATGTTAAACTTTGGACTGGATTTTAGTTCAAAAAATAACAGATTAAGCGGTAGCATTGAATACTATGATAAACGTTCTACGGATATCCTTGCCGATGCACCTGTCGATCCAACAACAGGGTTTACTTCTCAGACTTATAACACTGCAAATCTGCATGGTAAGGGAGTAGATCTTCGTTTAAACTCCATCAACTTAAAATCAGGTTATTTTCAATGGAACAGTGCTTTTAATTTCAGTTATAATAGAAGCATTGTAACACGATACTTGCTACAGCAATCAAATGCCTCCACTTACGTGATATTGGCCGGAACTATAAATCCAATAGAGGGTAAAGATGCTTATGCCGTTTTTGCATATCCTTCTGCCGGACTTGATCCTGCTAATGGAGACCCGCGTGGTTACATCAATGGTCAGGTCAGTAAAGATTACGAGGCAATTTTCAACGGAAAAGTATCTGATTTACAATATTTTGGCTCCGCTATCCCTTTGTATTTCGGGAATCTTAGAAATGAATTTGTATACCGTAATTTTAGTCTGTCAGCTAATATTAGTTATAAATTTGATTATTTCATTAAAAGACAGGGATTGAGTTATACTAATCTTTATTTTGCTAATTATGGAGATGCAGAATTTTCCAACCACTGGCAGAAACCCGGAGATGAGACTAGAACAAATGTACCTTCAATGATTTATCCAGCTGATCCAAACCGGGATAATTTTTATAATTATTCTGCCGCAGTAATTGAAAAAGGTGATCACATACGTCTACAGGATATTACAGCTGGGTATACCATCAAAAAAATTAAAGGACTACAAAATTGTAAAATTTATGCCAATGTTAGCAATATTGGAATCATCTGGCGTGCAAATAAAAAAGGAATCGACCCAGATATATCCTCTGGATACCCTTCACCCCGCACTATTTCATTTGGATTAAGCACTAACTTTTAA
- a CDS encoding T6SS immunity protein Tdi1 domain-containing protein gives MFNDFFSKYPDYNVIEKPSKVVVDSYKDKLPAELIKFWQEYGFGIYMDGYLKIVNPDLYQPVLNEGYDTENNKEIVFAVTGLGDFIVWVGDAIRLVDFRHGNYSIIESGDDMAWFFDMDLTEDGYLSDHFKNKNYSSARVRLGVLEFDECYGYVPLLGMGGSEKAENLQKVKIREHISIIAQMLGKLE, from the coding sequence ATGTTTAACGATTTTTTTTCAAAATACCCTGATTATAACGTTATTGAAAAACCATCAAAAGTGGTAGTTGACAGTTATAAGGATAAACTTCCGGCAGAATTGATTAAATTCTGGCAAGAGTATGGTTTTGGGATTTATATGGATGGATACCTTAAAATAGTAAATCCAGATTTATATCAGCCAGTCCTCAATGAAGGTTATGATACTGAAAATAATAAGGAAATAGTTTTTGCAGTTACCGGGCTTGGTGACTTTATTGTTTGGGTTGGTGATGCGATAAGATTAGTTGATTTCAGACATGGGAATTACAGCATAATTGAAAGTGGTGATGATATGGCCTGGTTTTTTGATATGGATTTAACGGAAGATGGTTATTTATCAGATCATTTTAAGAATAAAAACTATTCATCTGCAAGAGTCAGACTTGGTGTATTGGAATTTGATGAATGTTATGGATATGTTCCTCTACTTGGAATGGGTGGGTCTGAAAAGGCAGAAAACTTGCAAAAGGTAAAAATAAGAGAGCATATTTCAATTATAGCTCAAATGCTTGGCAAATTAGAATAG
- a CDS encoding TlpA family protein disulfide reductase: MQSSLKLILIFTHLSICAFSQQKNIHSPVNLKVGDLVPEILVTKIINNNKSSVKTSEFKNQLLLIDFWATTCGACVEALPKMDSLQRKFGHLIKILPVNYESVSVVTKFLNKKGYALPSVAEDKTLSRWFRHRTLPHEVWIYKNRVIGITDGQYVDSKNIQRILNGETIDWPVKDDYLIYDYSKPILNKARQETELKSSHALTYTAVTGYQTGATPKIAVVIDSINKTRRNYILNYSILRAYQALWSELIHIDQIPSSLSGGAGNFGGITPTQLKLEVKKPDLYIYNDKNYREEWNRKNFISYECLSADINLEKKKQYQQMIKDLDRLLNLQGRWEKRKIKCLSLVKTTLTDLPKPLNEQTEFIVDQPVKKLRNFSLTNLVYWMNSIFGNPPVFDNTNYQNMVDLDLKASWNDIPSIKRELQRYGLDFKEEEKEIDLFILSEK, encoded by the coding sequence ATGCAATCATCATTAAAACTAATTTTAATTTTCACACATCTGAGCATATGTGCTTTTTCTCAACAGAAGAATATACATTCTCCTGTTAATCTTAAGGTCGGAGATCTTGTTCCTGAAATTCTGGTGACTAAAATTATAAATAATAATAAGTCTTCCGTAAAAACTTCAGAATTTAAAAACCAGCTGTTATTGATTGATTTTTGGGCGACAACCTGCGGTGCTTGTGTCGAAGCGCTACCTAAAATGGATTCTTTACAGAGAAAATTCGGACATCTCATTAAAATATTACCAGTAAATTATGAATCTGTTAGTGTAGTAACGAAATTTTTAAATAAAAAAGGTTATGCACTGCCTTCAGTTGCAGAAGATAAGACTTTATCAAGATGGTTCAGACATCGGACTTTGCCACATGAAGTCTGGATTTACAAAAATAGAGTAATTGGAATTACTGATGGGCAATATGTTGACTCTAAAAATATTCAAAGAATTTTAAATGGAGAGACCATTGACTGGCCAGTAAAAGATGACTACTTAATATATGACTATTCAAAACCTATATTAAATAAAGCGAGGCAGGAAACAGAGCTAAAAAGCTCTCATGCCCTTACCTATACTGCAGTTACCGGATATCAAACTGGAGCAACACCAAAAATAGCAGTAGTCATTGATTCTATAAATAAAACAAGGAGAAATTATATATTAAATTACTCAATACTTAGAGCTTACCAAGCTTTATGGAGCGAACTTATACATATTGATCAAATTCCCAGTTCCTTAAGTGGAGGTGCCGGGAATTTTGGTGGCATTACACCGACACAACTTAAACTAGAGGTGAAAAAACCCGATTTATATATATATAATGACAAAAATTATCGTGAAGAATGGAATCGCAAAAATTTCATATCATATGAATGCTTATCTGCTGATATAAATCTGGAGAAGAAAAAACAATATCAGCAAATGATAAAAGATCTGGACCGACTTCTTAATTTACAAGGCAGATGGGAAAAGCGTAAGATAAAATGTTTGTCATTAGTTAAAACGACATTAACAGATCTACCAAAACCTCTAAATGAACAAACTGAATTCATTGTTGATCAACCAGTAAAAAAACTAAGAAATTTTTCCCTGACTAATCTGGTTTACTGGATGAATAGTATCTTTGGTAACCCACCTGTTTTTGATAACACCAATTATCAAAACATGGTTGATTTAGACTTAAAAGCTTCCTGGAATGACATTCCTAGTATAAAAAGAGAGCTTCAGCGGTATGGATTAGATTTTAAAGAAGAAGAAAAAGAAATAGATTTATTCATTCTTTCCGAAAAATAA
- a CDS encoding MauE/DoxX family redox-associated membrane protein, whose protein sequence is MKLTIITNVITGLFILLWAYVSFPKFLNLKRFRYVMLSQIIPMWLSNILFVLLPLFEIGVMFLLLFDQTRLLGMYISFLLMLVFTIYIGGAAFNFYKLHLCPCGKLFSKLSWKEHFLVNLVLTMIALAGTYSISYLTQ, encoded by the coding sequence ATGAAGCTTACAATTATAACAAATGTGATTACAGGTTTATTTATCCTGCTTTGGGCTTATGTATCGTTTCCAAAGTTTTTAAATCTGAAGCGATTCAGATATGTAATGTTAAGTCAGATAATTCCAATGTGGCTGTCAAATATTCTGTTTGTGTTATTGCCTCTTTTTGAGATTGGAGTCATGTTCCTGTTGTTATTTGATCAAACACGATTATTAGGGATGTATATCTCGTTTTTGCTGATGCTGGTTTTTACAATTTATATTGGAGGCGCCGCTTTTAATTTTTATAAACTTCATTTGTGTCCTTGTGGTAAGTTGTTCTCGAAATTGAGTTGGAAGGAGCATTTTTTGGTAAATCTTGTATTAACAATGATAGCGCTTGCCGGAACTTATAGTATATCATATTTAACACAGTAA
- a CDS encoding RagB/SusD family nutrient uptake outer membrane protein gives MNINYIKQSASVILFVFIITLNYSCKKFLDAKPTSNISKISVSDLQGLLDDYDTMNTNYPCDGEISSDNYFLLDANFNTLSVPDEQNLYLWKTDAQRTAPGSVVGYWSNPYKIVYNANLILETLNTPEAGTLDQQTFNNLKGSALFYRAYVYFQLAQLYTKPYNANTAGQDLGIPIRITTAVEDKYDRGTVQKTYERIIADYQDAIALLPATSTIKTRPNRAAAYAGLARTYLAMEDYVNAGKMADECLKLYSTLMDYNSPAISKTSLTPFSRFNSEVIFQTLTISSGPLTPSRAKVNTDLYNSYSTQDLRKQVFFKTATGGFRFTGNYEPVTISTFFNGLATDEVYLIRAESYARAGNTTLAMADLNTLLRFRYASPYTNMTAINADDALTKILQERRKELLFRSIRWSDLRRLNKDTRFQTTLSRTNNGTTYVLPPNDLRYVLLIPQGVINTTGYPQNPR, from the coding sequence ATGAATATAAATTATATAAAACAGTCAGCATCTGTAATCCTGTTTGTGTTTATTATCACCTTAAATTATTCCTGTAAGAAATTTTTGGATGCAAAACCAACAAGTAATATCTCAAAAATATCTGTTTCTGATTTACAGGGCCTTTTAGATGATTATGATACCATGAATACGAATTACCCTTGTGATGGCGAAATTTCATCAGATAATTATTTTTTACTTGATGCAAACTTCAATACATTATCTGTACCAGATGAGCAAAATTTATATCTCTGGAAAACTGACGCACAAAGAACTGCACCAGGAAGTGTTGTTGGATATTGGTCTAATCCATATAAAATTGTTTATAATGCTAATCTCATCTTAGAAACACTAAACACACCTGAAGCAGGTACACTTGATCAGCAAACTTTTAATAATCTTAAAGGTTCTGCATTATTCTATAGGGCGTATGTTTATTTCCAGTTAGCTCAATTGTATACAAAACCATATAATGCAAATACAGCGGGACAGGATCTGGGTATACCAATTCGCATTACTACAGCAGTGGAAGATAAATATGATCGTGGTACAGTTCAAAAGACATATGAGAGAATAATTGCAGATTATCAGGATGCTATTGCATTATTACCTGCTACAAGTACAATTAAAACCAGGCCAAACAGAGCTGCTGCTTATGCAGGATTGGCCAGAACATACCTGGCTATGGAAGATTATGTGAATGCTGGCAAAATGGCCGATGAATGCCTGAAGTTATATTCAACTTTGATGGATTATAATTCACCAGCGATTAGTAAAACCTCCTTAACTCCTTTTTCACGTTTTAATAGTGAAGTAATTTTCCAAACGCTAACTATTTCCAGCGGTCCATTAACACCAAGCAGAGCTAAAGTAAATACAGATTTATACAATTCTTATTCTACTCAGGATCTCCGGAAACAAGTTTTCTTTAAAACAGCTACCGGAGGATTCAGATTCACTGGTAACTATGAGCCTGTTACCATTTCCACCTTCTTCAACGGATTAGCTACAGACGAAGTCTATTTGATACGTGCGGAAAGTTATGCAAGAGCAGGAAATACTACACTTGCCATGGCAGATTTAAATACTTTATTGAGATTTCGATATGCAAGCCCCTATACCAATATGACAGCAATTAATGCTGACGATGCTTTGACTAAGATTCTTCAAGAACGTAGAAAGGAATTATTATTTAGATCTATAAGATGGTCAGATTTGCGAAGGCTAAACAAAGACACCAGATTTCAAACAACATTGAGCCGCACTAATAATGGTACTACCTATGTATTACCTCCAAACGATCTGCGTTACGTACTGTTGATACCTCAAGGAGTTATCAACACAACTGGCTATCCACAAAATCCACGTTAA
- a CDS encoding immunity 70 family protein: protein MVGLKVGPIFYKIGTGDFLHSFFSSIAYNLEDNNWGTKFPFIMKELYAKELQVEHIPEALKEINLIRELFKEYAPNCVIWDIENLEKRPPWGDNIAAHITSLSNYFYTSDGEDLFETFLKALETAARVNKVITIKSL, encoded by the coding sequence ATGGTAGGTTTAAAAGTTGGTCCAATATTTTACAAGATAGGCACAGGTGACTTTTTACACAGTTTTTTTTCTTCAATTGCTTACAACCTTGAGGATAACAATTGGGGGACTAAATTTCCTTTTATAATGAAAGAGTTATATGCTAAAGAATTACAAGTTGAACATATACCTGAAGCGCTAAAGGAAATTAATTTAATAAGGGAATTGTTTAAGGAATATGCACCAAACTGTGTGATATGGGATATAGAGAACCTTGAAAAACGGCCACCCTGGGGAGACAATATAGCTGCTCATATCACAAGTCTGTCTAATTATTTTTATACCAGTGACGGGGAAGATTTATTTGAAACATTTTTAAAAGCACTGGAAACAGCAGCAAGAGTTAATAAAGTAATAACAATTAAGAGTCTTTAA
- a CDS encoding TonB-dependent receptor, with product MRKSLLIFLFFLFTTAVTFAQVTSSSVSGSVKDAKHGPLPGASIRAVHGPSGTSYSAVANKDGLFNLPGMRIGGPYTIEVSYIGFNKSVTTDVVLQLGQPFILNAVLSDGGVELKAVSIRGTKRIVTAKSGASTNINATALATLPSFSRSITDFTRLTPQASGTNFAGRDSRSNSITVDGANLNNTFGTSSDLLPGGGAQPISIEAYDELSINIAPFDVKQSGFTGAGVYATTKSGTNTFHGSGYGYYKDQSFNGTKIGENDISGAVAKASTKTYGFTLGGPIIKNKLFFFTNVERDISTSPGVNFSPTGAGGANKSATPVADLEAVSNYLDTKFGYKTGVYDNFPSFQNKNTKVLLKLDWNINDKNKLSVKYSYLHATADQIINSTGTPNNGSYTFTGIGGVPVTRANGGLPNGRFGLKSMGFENSNYGFLNKVSTGTAELNSTINSKLSNQLLLTFKKYGNPRTSKGGIFPTIDIFNGAGDNYISAGSDPNTKYNEIIDNTVSLYDNITYYAGKHTFTAGVNYEFQKIGNSFMPGAAGSYIYNSLNDFLNDRAPIQFTYNQSLIPGVDQVFSADLKIGTISLYAQDENNVNDNFKVTFGLRADKGMYMKDPVENPQITALQLPDANGNMTSYNTGKFPKSRILLSPRVGFRASLLEDKSLVIRGGMGIFTGRIPYVFLTNSPSNSAMYNFGGVATAEQLKNITLKADPSEYASLFPQTAGTSLQNSTVVIDKNYKFPQVFRADLAIEKNLGNGFAATFEAIYTKDINGTRMRNANLKSPTGVINEGDFSRVRYVGTGNVSNGNVGVQNIDRSIYPNIGSVIVLENTNEGYSSALTAQLTKNFFNGFTASAAYTYTKSKEAFSTAGSTAAQVWAATANVGSTNDVELRNSGNYVPHRIVVNASYKFNYLKHGATTIGLFYEGQAGSNPFSYIVNGDLNGDGNASSDLMYIPKRGSDVNFVPFSTTVNGVGYTYTAQQQSAALEQFISNSPYLNKHRGQYADRNAAFSPWYNRVDANILQDFYFQSGNTKHTLQLSAVVINLPNLLSKNWGIRQFNTTNSPLTLSGIDANGVPSYTLRQFNGKLVNQPFQNATSNTTWSLLIGAKYIF from the coding sequence ATGAGAAAATCTTTACTCATTTTTTTATTTTTCCTGTTTACTACCGCTGTTACCTTTGCACAGGTAACCTCAAGTAGTGTATCCGGAAGTGTTAAAGATGCCAAACATGGCCCGCTTCCTGGTGCATCAATAAGAGCTGTTCATGGTCCTTCAGGGACTTCTTATTCGGCAGTTGCCAATAAAGACGGCTTGTTTAATCTGCCTGGTATGCGTATCGGCGGACCTTATACAATTGAAGTAAGCTACATCGGCTTCAATAAAAGTGTGACTACAGATGTTGTGCTTCAACTTGGACAGCCATTTATTTTAAATGCTGTATTATCTGATGGTGGAGTTGAATTAAAAGCTGTATCTATCAGAGGTACAAAACGTATCGTTACAGCAAAATCAGGTGCCAGCACCAACATTAACGCTACAGCATTGGCTACTTTACCATCATTTTCAAGAAGTATTACAGACTTTACGCGTTTAACACCACAGGCAAGCGGAACGAACTTTGCTGGTCGTGATAGCCGTTCAAACAGTATAACTGTAGATGGTGCCAACTTAAATAACACTTTTGGTACCTCATCAGACTTACTTCCTGGTGGCGGAGCTCAGCCTATTTCAATTGAGGCATATGACGAGCTTTCTATTAATATTGCTCCATTCGACGTTAAACAATCAGGTTTTACCGGAGCAGGTGTTTATGCAACAACTAAAAGTGGAACCAATACTTTCCATGGTTCGGGATATGGTTATTACAAAGATCAGTCTTTCAACGGAACAAAAATTGGTGAGAATGATATCAGTGGTGCTGTAGCTAAGGCGAGCACAAAAACTTACGGATTTACTCTAGGTGGTCCGATTATTAAAAATAAATTATTCTTCTTTACTAACGTTGAAAGAGATATTTCTACTTCTCCAGGTGTTAATTTCTCGCCGACCGGAGCAGGTGGGGCGAATAAATCAGCCACTCCGGTTGCAGATTTAGAAGCTGTTTCTAATTATTTAGATACAAAATTTGGTTACAAAACCGGTGTTTATGACAATTTCCCGTCATTTCAAAACAAGAATACAAAAGTCTTATTAAAACTGGACTGGAATATCAATGATAAAAATAAGCTGAGTGTAAAATACAGTTATTTACACGCAACTGCTGATCAGATTATCAACTCAACCGGTACACCTAACAATGGTTCATATACCTTTACCGGTATCGGCGGTGTACCAGTTACACGCGCAAATGGTGGACTACCAAACGGTCGTTTTGGTCTGAAATCTATGGGCTTTGAGAATTCTAACTATGGTTTTCTGAATAAGGTAAGCACAGGTACTGCAGAATTAAACAGTACAATCAATTCAAAATTATCTAACCAGTTGTTACTGACCTTTAAGAAATATGGTAATCCCCGTACTTCGAAAGGTGGTATATTCCCAACCATTGATATTTTTAACGGAGCAGGTGATAATTACATTTCTGCTGGTTCTGACCCGAATACAAAATACAATGAGATTATTGATAATACAGTAAGTTTATATGATAACATTACTTATTATGCCGGTAAACATACGTTTACAGCTGGTGTGAACTATGAATTTCAAAAAATTGGCAACTCATTTATGCCAGGTGCTGCAGGTTCTTACATCTACAACTCACTGAACGACTTTTTGAATGACAGAGCACCAATTCAATTCACTTATAATCAATCACTGATTCCAGGAGTTGATCAGGTATTCTCTGCCGATCTGAAAATCGGGACAATCAGTTTATATGCTCAGGATGAGAATAACGTGAATGATAACTTCAAAGTAACTTTCGGATTACGTGCTGATAAAGGGATGTATATGAAAGATCCTGTAGAAAACCCTCAGATCACAGCATTACAGTTACCGGACGCAAATGGAAATATGACCAGTTACAATACCGGTAAATTCCCTAAATCAAGAATATTACTTTCTCCAAGAGTTGGTTTCAGAGCGAGTTTGCTGGAAGACAAATCATTGGTGATCCGTGGAGGTATGGGTATATTTACAGGCCGTATTCCTTATGTATTCTTAACCAATAGCCCAAGTAACAGTGCCATGTATAATTTTGGCGGAGTGGCTACAGCAGAACAATTAAAGAATATCACATTAAAAGCTGATCCTTCTGAGTATGCTAGTCTGTTCCCGCAAACAGCAGGAACATCTTTACAAAACTCAACAGTGGTAATTGACAAGAACTACAAATTTCCTCAGGTTTTCAGAGCTGATTTAGCTATTGAGAAAAATCTGGGTAATGGTTTTGCTGCTACTTTTGAAGCTATTTATACTAAGGATATTAACGGAACACGGATGAGAAATGCGAACCTGAAATCGCCTACAGGAGTAATTAATGAAGGTGACTTTTCCAGAGTTCGCTATGTAGGTACAGGAAATGTTTCAAACGGAAATGTTGGCGTTCAGAATATCGACAGATCTATTTATCCTAACATTGGTTCAGTAATCGTTCTTGAAAATACAAACGAAGGTTATTCTTCTGCTTTAACAGCACAGCTGACTAAAAACTTCTTTAATGGTTTTACTGCTTCTGCAGCATATACCTACACCAAATCAAAAGAAGCATTTTCTACTGCTGGTTCTACTGCTGCACAGGTCTGGGCAGCTACTGCTAACGTAGGCTCAACCAATGATGTAGAATTGAGAAATTCTGGTAACTATGTACCACACCGTATTGTTGTTAACGCATCTTACAAGTTTAACTACTTAAAACATGGTGCTACAACAATTGGTCTTTTCTACGAAGGACAGGCAGGAAGCAACCCATTCAGTTACATTGTTAACGGCGATTTAAATGGTGATGGTAATGCATCTTCAGATTTAATGTACATTCCAAAAAGAGGTTCGGATGTGAATTTCGTACCTTTCTCTACTACAGTTAACGGGGTAGGTTATACCTATACTGCTCAGCAGCAATCTGCAGCCTTAGAGCAGTTTATCAGCAACTCACCTTACCTGAACAAACACAGAGGTCAGTATGCAGATAGAAATGCTGCATTTTCACCATGGTATAACCGTGTTGATGCAAATATTCTTCAGGACTTTTATTTCCAGTCGGGTAATACAAAACACACTTTACAGTTAAGCGCAGTAGTCATCAACTTACCAAACTTATTAAGCAAAAACTGGGGTATCAGACAGTTTAATACGACGAACAGTCCACTTACACTTAGTGGTATTGATGCAAACGGAGTACCTTCATACACACTTCGTCAGTTTAATGGAAAACTTGTTAATCAACCTTTCCAGAACGCAACTTCGAATACAACGTGGAGCCTGCTGATTGGAGCTAAATACATTTTTTAA